Proteins from one Ammospiza nelsoni isolate bAmmNel1 chromosome 18, bAmmNel1.pri, whole genome shotgun sequence genomic window:
- the SNRPD3 gene encoding small nuclear ribonucleoprotein Sm D3 — MSIGVPIKVLHEAEGHIVTCETNTGEVYRGKLIEAEDNMNCQMSNITVTYRDGRVAQLEQVYIRGSKIRFLILPDMLKNAPMLKSMKNKNQGSGAGRGKAAILKAQVAARGRGRGMGRGNIFQKRR; from the exons ATGTCGATCGGAGTGCCAATCAAGGTCCTGCACGAGGCCGAGGGCCACATCGTGACCTGCGAGACCAACACTGGAGAAGTTTATCGAGGCAAACTTATCGAAGCTGAAGACAACATGAATTGTCAG ATGTCCAACATAACAGTGACATACAGAGATGGCCGGGTGGCACAGCTCGAGCAGGTGTACATCAGGGGGAGCAAGATACGGTTTCTCATCTTACCAGATATGTTGAAGAATGCTCCTATGCTAAAGAGCATGAAGAATAAAAACCAGGGTTCTGGAGCTGGCCGAGGGAAAGCAGCTATTCTCAAAGCTCAAG tgGCTGCAAGAGGAAGAGGCCGTGGGATGGGCCGTGGCAACATCTTCCAGAAGAGAAGATAA